The following proteins are co-located in the Pseudomonas sp. DY-1 genome:
- a CDS encoding APC family permease, producing the protein MPAPTPENGVLKPRLSTADVVAITVSSVTPASSVFVIAPFAIQQAGSGAFLSYALAGVLALMFAWSYAELGRAHKSAGGEYVYAKRVFGGLPGYATFLLVLAMLLFIPPVLATGAATYLNVALGTQLDSQVVALVVVAASYLLGILNIKLNAWVTGACLLLEVAALLVIVALGFGNASQPASVLLHPQIVDNGVLGVAPMALVLSAVGMALFSYNGFGGAVLMAEDMKCGGRGVPRAVLWSLLLVVAIELIPLTAILIGAPSLSEMIASPDPIGYLLTSHGNETLSRLVSAGIFLSVFNAIIAIVIQIGRVIFSSGRDELWMPSLNRAFTRIHPRWESPWLATLFLAVPSALLSFSSNLAEMTSFTVLLIVLVYLIVGLCALFSRVLRRDVEHGYRMPLWPLPALLAVTGAGYLLLKLSQEASSRDLLIIFGLLAVSAILYGTYGKLSPAFQKL; encoded by the coding sequence ATGCCCGCCCCCACCCCGGAGAACGGCGTGCTCAAGCCCAGGCTGAGCACCGCTGACGTAGTTGCCATCACTGTTTCCAGTGTCACCCCCGCGAGTTCAGTTTTCGTCATCGCGCCCTTCGCCATCCAGCAGGCTGGTAGCGGTGCCTTCCTTTCCTACGCGCTTGCCGGCGTGCTGGCGTTGATGTTCGCCTGGTCCTACGCGGAGCTGGGGCGTGCCCATAAGTCTGCCGGTGGCGAATACGTCTACGCCAAGCGCGTGTTCGGCGGCCTGCCCGGCTACGCGACCTTCCTCCTGGTGTTGGCGATGCTGCTGTTCATCCCGCCGGTGCTGGCCACCGGGGCTGCGACCTACCTCAATGTCGCGCTCGGCACGCAGCTCGACTCGCAAGTGGTCGCACTGGTGGTCGTGGCCGCCAGCTACCTGCTGGGTATCCTCAACATCAAGCTCAATGCCTGGGTCACTGGCGCCTGCCTGCTTCTGGAAGTGGCGGCCCTGCTGGTGATAGTCGCGCTCGGATTCGGTAATGCCTCGCAGCCGGCCAGCGTGCTATTGCATCCGCAGATCGTCGACAACGGCGTACTGGGCGTGGCACCCATGGCGCTGGTGCTGAGTGCAGTCGGCATGGCGCTGTTCTCCTACAACGGCTTCGGTGGGGCGGTGCTCATGGCCGAAGACATGAAATGTGGCGGTCGTGGGGTTCCCCGTGCTGTGCTCTGGTCGCTGCTGCTGGTGGTCGCCATCGAGCTGATCCCGCTCACCGCCATCCTCATCGGCGCACCGTCGCTCTCGGAAATGATCGCCAGCCCCGACCCCATCGGTTACCTGCTCACGAGCCATGGCAACGAGACGCTGTCGCGACTGGTCAGTGCCGGCATTTTCCTCTCCGTGTTCAACGCCATCATCGCCATCGTCATCCAGATCGGCCGAGTGATCTTCAGCAGCGGCCGCGACGAGCTGTGGATGCCTTCCCTCAATCGCGCTTTCACCCGCATCCATCCACGCTGGGAGTCGCCCTGGCTGGCCACGCTGTTCCTGGCCGTGCCGTCGGCGCTGCTCAGCTTCAGTTCCAACCTGGCGGAGATGACCTCCTTCACGGTGTTGCTGATCGTCCTGGTCTACCTGATCGTCGGCCTCTGTGCGCTCTTCAGTCGCGTATTGCGGCGTGATGTCGAGCACGGATACCGCATGCCGCTCTGGCCGCTGCCTGCGCTGCTGGCAGTCACCGGTGCGGGGTACTTGCTGCTCAAGCTGTCCCAGGAAGCATCCAGCCGGGATCTTTTGATCATCTTCGGGCTGCTGGCTGTATCGGCCATCCTCTATGGCACCTACGGCAAACTCAGCCCAGCTTTCCAGAAACTCTGA
- a CDS encoding helix-turn-helix transcriptional regulator, producing the protein MDSLFREAALHAGLGRTIGQLGGDRFWKQLILLLHQWLPFDNALATFYPSDGAPQPQEEYDAEPQAGPASMPVYLDGLYLLDPFYQTCREGLPNGFYRLEEIAPDHFRQSEYYLNYFHDNVLEDEVQFIVQLESQSSLSLSLGMRRRFSAEECGLLGLLSGWVLPLMKQHWLQRTHVPLLTRQDEVASQVRDALSQFGAGVLSDRELEIARLILRGYSSKAMAERLAISPETVKVHRRHLYAKLDISSQPELFSLFIQALGHDPENP; encoded by the coding sequence ATGGACAGTCTGTTCAGGGAAGCCGCCCTGCACGCCGGCCTGGGCCGCACAATCGGACAGCTCGGTGGCGACCGCTTCTGGAAACAGCTCATCCTGCTGCTGCACCAGTGGCTGCCCTTCGACAATGCGCTGGCGACCTTCTACCCAAGCGACGGGGCGCCTCAACCCCAGGAGGAGTACGACGCTGAACCGCAGGCCGGGCCGGCCTCCATGCCTGTCTACCTGGACGGTTTGTACCTGCTCGACCCGTTCTACCAGACTTGCCGCGAAGGCCTACCCAATGGTTTCTACCGGCTGGAAGAGATCGCACCTGACCATTTCCGCCAGAGCGAGTACTACCTGAACTACTTCCACGACAACGTTCTGGAAGACGAGGTGCAATTCATCGTCCAGCTGGAGAGCCAGAGCAGCCTCTCATTGTCGCTGGGCATGCGTCGCCGCTTCAGCGCCGAGGAGTGTGGATTGCTGGGGTTGCTGTCGGGATGGGTCTTGCCACTGATGAAACAGCACTGGCTGCAGCGCACCCATGTTCCGTTGCTGACACGCCAGGATGAAGTGGCCTCGCAGGTGCGCGACGCCCTGAGCCAGTTCGGCGCCGGTGTGCTGTCGGATCGGGAGCTGGAGATCGCCCGACTGATCCTCCGGGGTTACTCGTCCAAGGCCATGGCCGAGCGACTGGCGATTTCACCGGAAACGGTGAAAGTGCATCGTCGGCATCTCTACGCCAAGCTGGACATTTCTTCCCAACCGGAGTTGTTCTCGCTGTTCATCCAGGCCCTGGGACACGACCCGGAAAACCCCTGA
- a CDS encoding sulfate ABC transporter substrate-binding protein yields the protein MKRLFSASLLAAGLALASAAQAAPTLLNVSYDVMRDFYKDYNAAFQKHWKEEKGENITLQMSHGGSSKQARAVIDGLPADVITMNQATDINALADNGGLVPQDWAARLPNNSAPFTSATVFIVRKGNPKGLKDWPDLLKDGVQVVVPNPKTSGNGRYTYLSAWGYVLKNGGDENKAKEFVGKLFKQAPVLDTGGRAATTTFIQNQIGDVLVTFENEAEMIAREFGRGGFEVVYPSVSAEAEPPVAVVDKVVDKKGTRVAAEAYLKYLWSDEGQTIAANNYLRPRNPEILAKYADRFPKVEFLSVEKTFGNWRDVQKTHFNDGGIFDQVYTGQ from the coding sequence GTGAAACGACTGTTCTCCGCCTCCCTCCTTGCCGCCGGCCTCGCCCTGGCCAGCGCTGCCCAAGCCGCGCCGACCCTGCTCAACGTTTCCTACGACGTGATGCGCGACTTCTACAAGGACTACAACGCCGCCTTCCAGAAGCACTGGAAAGAGGAGAAAGGCGAGAACATCACCCTGCAGATGTCCCACGGCGGCTCCAGCAAACAGGCCCGCGCGGTGATCGACGGCCTGCCCGCCGATGTCATCACCATGAACCAGGCCACCGACATCAACGCCTTGGCCGACAACGGCGGCCTGGTGCCGCAGGACTGGGCCGCCCGCCTGCCGAATAACAGCGCGCCGTTCACTTCGGCCACCGTATTCATCGTGCGCAAGGGCAACCCCAAGGGCCTGAAGGACTGGCCGGATCTGCTCAAGGATGGCGTGCAGGTCGTGGTCCCCAACCCCAAGACCTCCGGCAACGGCCGTTACACCTATCTTTCCGCCTGGGGCTACGTTCTCAAGAACGGCGGTGACGAGAACAAGGCTAAGGAGTTCGTCGGCAAGCTGTTCAAGCAGGCGCCGGTGCTGGACACCGGCGGCCGCGCCGCCACCACCACTTTCATCCAGAACCAGATCGGCGACGTGCTGGTGACCTTCGAAAACGAAGCCGAGATGATCGCCCGCGAGTTCGGCCGTGGTGGTTTCGAAGTGGTCTACCCCAGCGTTTCCGCCGAGGCCGAGCCGCCGGTGGCCGTGGTCGACAAGGTAGTGGACAAGAAAGGTACCCGCGTTGCCGCCGAGGCCTATCTCAAGTACCTGTGGAGCGACGAAGGCCAGACTATCGCCGCCAACAACTACCTGCGCCCGCGCAACCCGGAGATCCTCGCCAAGTACGCCGACCGTTTCCCGAAAGTGGAATTCCTCTCCGTGGAGAAGACCTTCGGAAACTGGCGTGACGTGCAGAAGACCCACTTCAACGACGGCGGCATCTTCGACCAGGTCTACACCGGTCAGTAA
- a CDS encoding P1 family peptidase encodes MRARQLGITIGLGTPGEFNAITDVPGVRVGHSTICEERDDKPVRTGVTVVQPRDGSAREQPCFAGCHVLNGNGDATGLEWIREAGLLTTPIAITNTHSVGVVRDALVAAERDGARDAVYWCMPVVMETYDGLLNDIWGQHVGPEQVTEALVGARSGAVSEGPVGGGTGMICHEFKGGIGTASRRLAAEQGGWTVGALVQANHGVRQELRVDGYPVGRALREIESPFAERDTPGMGSIVVILATDAPLLPHQCQRLAQRASIGIARTGGGTEDSSGDIFLAFATGNRDMPAADYARKGLPFSTPLAMVNNDHISPLFAAAAEAVEEAIINALLAGREMVCADGRRVPALDGETLLEALKVQGWRGKPAR; translated from the coding sequence ATGCGCGCGCGTCAACTTGGTATCACCATCGGACTCGGTACGCCGGGTGAGTTCAACGCCATCACGGATGTGCCGGGTGTGCGGGTCGGCCACAGCACGATCTGCGAGGAGCGCGACGACAAGCCAGTGCGCACCGGTGTGACGGTGGTGCAGCCCCGTGACGGTTCGGCGCGCGAGCAGCCCTGCTTCGCCGGCTGCCATGTGCTCAACGGAAATGGGGATGCCACCGGACTGGAGTGGATTCGCGAGGCAGGCCTGTTGACCACGCCCATCGCCATTACCAATACCCACAGCGTCGGCGTGGTGCGCGATGCGCTCGTGGCTGCCGAGCGGGACGGGGCCAGGGATGCGGTGTACTGGTGCATGCCGGTGGTGATGGAAACCTACGATGGCCTGCTGAATGATATCTGGGGTCAGCATGTAGGGCCGGAACAGGTGACCGAGGCGCTGGTCGGGGCTCGCTCCGGTGCGGTGAGCGAAGGTCCGGTGGGCGGTGGTACCGGCATGATCTGCCACGAGTTCAAGGGCGGTATCGGAACCGCTTCCCGGCGTCTCGCCGCGGAGCAGGGGGGCTGGACCGTGGGCGCCCTGGTACAGGCGAACCATGGTGTGCGCCAGGAGCTGCGCGTGGATGGCTATCCGGTCGGCCGCGCGCTGCGGGAAATCGAGTCTCCCTTCGCCGAGCGTGATACCCCCGGTATGGGCTCCATTGTGGTCATTCTGGCAACCGATGCGCCGCTGCTGCCGCACCAATGCCAGCGCCTGGCCCAGCGTGCCTCCATCGGAATCGCCCGCACCGGTGGCGGTACCGAGGACTCCAGCGGCGACATCTTCCTCGCCTTCGCCACCGGCAACCGGGACATGCCTGCGGCGGACTACGCGCGCAAAGGCCTGCCGTTCAGCACGCCGCTCGCCATGGTCAACAACGATCACATCTCGCCATTGTTCGCGGCGGCTGCGGAGGCGGTGGAGGAGGCCATCATCAATGCGCTATTGGCCGGGCGCGAGATGGTCTGCGCGGACGGCCGGCGAGTTCCGGCGCTGGACGGGGAGACCCTGCTGGAGGCTCTGAAGGTACAGGGCTGGAGGGGGAAGCCTGCCCGCTGA
- a CDS encoding DUF4124 domain-containing protein encodes MPPRLAFAAIALLLAQPLTAQVYQWRDADGKLHFTDTPPPQSRAVQSDNLQVNSMDALPPKQPEPAVDAAAQSPSLTPAQLQQKGMQQCSTAIARMPTLINETQKLGRDAVRKQKITQNQLDKAMFKMDDFYKGLKRNERECVSEYVASEKSRVSIDCLADTQDVLTFGQCMQFAEWAETFK; translated from the coding sequence ATGCCGCCCCGTCTTGCTTTTGCCGCCATTGCCCTGCTGTTGGCGCAACCCCTTACCGCCCAGGTCTACCAGTGGCGCGATGCCGATGGGAAGCTGCACTTCACCGACACTCCGCCGCCCCAGAGCCGCGCCGTACAGAGCGACAACCTCCAGGTGAACAGCATGGATGCGCTCCCGCCCAAGCAGCCGGAACCTGCTGTGGACGCCGCGGCGCAGTCACCATCGCTCACACCCGCCCAGCTCCAGCAAAAGGGCATGCAGCAGTGCTCTACGGCTATCGCGCGTATGCCCACCTTGATCAATGAGACGCAAAAGCTCGGTCGCGATGCAGTGCGCAAGCAGAAGATCACCCAGAACCAGCTGGACAAGGCCATGTTCAAGATGGACGACTTCTACAAGGGCTTGAAGCGCAACGAGCGTGAATGCGTGAGCGAGTACGTTGCCAGCGAGAAGAGCCGGGTTTCCATCGACTGCCTGGCCGATACGCAGGACGTGCTGACGTTCGGCCAGTGCATGCAGTTCGCCGAGTGGGCCGAGACTTTCAAGTAG